The following proteins come from a genomic window of Desulfuromonas sp.:
- a CDS encoding radical SAM protein, whose amino-acid sequence MFHYFDYEEPVFRPPSEARSLILQITVGCSQNNCTFCGMYKMKSFRCRKVEEIAADIEAVPAEHRLHVQRIFLADGDALIYPQTGLLSILELLGEKFPRLARVGIYASPNSLNNKSVEDLRALRERKFRILYFGLESGDDQTLSNIRKGFTAGEMLGQCRKAQAAGLKLSVTAILGLAGRERSAEHAAATAAWISDLSPEYFSLLTLFMRHNEGFFSGITRQTQGEILEEALAIVQGLNPHKTILRSNHASNFLNLAGSYPKDRERLIGDVQQAIEQARKYPDWYNQVPAYSEEYY is encoded by the coding sequence ATGTTTCATTATTTCGACTACGAAGAACCGGTTTTCCGACCACCCTCCGAAGCCCGGTCGCTGATCCTGCAGATTACCGTTGGCTGCAGTCAAAATAATTGTACCTTTTGCGGCATGTACAAGATGAAGTCTTTTCGCTGCCGCAAGGTCGAAGAGATCGCCGCCGATATCGAGGCGGTGCCGGCAGAACATCGCCTGCATGTTCAGCGTATCTTCCTCGCCGATGGCGACGCCCTGATCTATCCGCAGACCGGCCTGCTGTCGATCCTCGAACTTCTCGGGGAGAAATTCCCACGGCTGGCCCGGGTCGGAATTTATGCCTCGCCGAACAGCCTCAACAACAAGTCGGTCGAGGATCTCCGGGCCTTGCGTGAAAGGAAGTTTCGGATTCTTTATTTCGGTCTTGAAAGTGGCGATGATCAAACCCTGAGCAACATTCGCAAGGGCTTCACTGCCGGAGAGATGCTTGGTCAATGCCGCAAGGCCCAGGCGGCTGGGCTGAAACTGTCGGTTACCGCCATCCTCGGCCTGGCCGGCCGCGAGAGAAGCGCCGAGCATGCCGCCGCTACGGCAGCGTGGATCAGTGACCTCTCTCCGGAATACTTCTCCCTGTTGACCCTTTTCATGCGTCACAACGAAGGGTTCTTCAGCGGAATCACCCGCCAGACCCAGGGCGAGATACTGGAAGAGGCGCTGGCAATTGTCCAGGGACTGAATCCACACAAAACAATTTTGCGATCAAATCATGCCTCTAATTTTCTCAACCTGGCCGGCAGCTATCCGAAAGATCGCGAGCGCCTGATCGGTGATGTACAGCAGGCTATCGAGCAGGCGCGGAAATATCCTGACTGGTATAACCAGGTGCCCGCTTACTCTGAAGAGTACTATTAA
- a CDS encoding acylpyruvase, with translation MYHIHLIGTSRRIPVGKVVCLGRNYSEHISELGNAVPDQPVIFIKPSTSIIPDGKTVVIPDYSDDCHHEVELALLIGKSGRKIKQQDAMEHVAGYGVAVDLTLRDVQSKQKEKGLPWEIAKGFDTACPLSDFVPAERIEDPHNLRLTLSVNGETRQDGNTSLMMRQIPQIIEEMSSIFTLEEGDIILTGTPAGVSRIVSGDVMVAEIEQVGRLEVKVA, from the coding sequence ATGTATCATATCCACCTTATCGGCACTTCAAGAAGGATTCCCGTGGGCAAGGTTGTCTGCCTCGGCCGCAACTACAGCGAACATATCAGCGAGCTCGGCAACGCCGTCCCGGACCAGCCGGTCATCTTCATCAAACCTTCGACCAGCATTATCCCGGATGGCAAAACTGTCGTTATTCCAGATTACTCTGACGACTGTCACCACGAAGTAGAACTCGCCCTGCTGATCGGCAAAAGCGGCAGGAAGATCAAACAGCAGGATGCCATGGAGCACGTTGCCGGTTACGGTGTCGCCGTTGATTTGACGCTGCGTGACGTCCAGTCGAAACAGAAAGAGAAGGGCCTCCCCTGGGAGATCGCCAAGGGATTTGACACCGCCTGTCCACTCTCCGATTTCGTACCGGCTGAGCGGATTGAAGATCCGCACAACCTGCGCCTGACCCTGAGCGTGAATGGCGAAACCAGGCAGGACGGCAACACATCCCTGATGATGCGGCAGATCCCGCAGATCATCGAGGAGATGTCGTCGATCTTCACCCTCGAGGAGGGCGATATCATTCTCACCGGCACCCCGGCCGGGGTCAGCCGGATCGTAAGCGGCGATGTCATGGTGGCCGAGATCGAGCAGGTCGGGCGGTTAGAGGTCAAGGTTGCATAG